A stretch of the Leptolyngbya sp. FACHB-261 genome encodes the following:
- a CDS encoding glycosyltransferase family 2 protein has translation MIHRQLRTPVVFLIFNRADTTEKVFEAIRQAAPPMLLVVADGPRQDRLGEAERCAVTRAIIDRVDWDCKVLTNYSDINLGCRKRVSSGLAWAFEIVDEAIILEDDCLPHPTFFQFCDELLERYRYDQRVMSIAGTNFHFGNRKTEYSYYLSLYHDCWGWATWKRAWQYYDADMKLWPEMLRSNFLINKLRSSRAAKYWFEKFQLAYQNRVDSWFYRWLLSCWLQSGLSVVPSVNMVSNIGFGSEATHTVGGVSPFANMQTEAINFPLEHPSFILQNVEADNFTQSSRFYAERPGFLARLKTKVKKIF, from the coding sequence ATGATTCATAGACAGTTAAGAACCCCAGTTGTATTTTTGATTTTCAATCGGGCCGACACAACAGAGAAAGTATTCGAGGCTATCCGCCAAGCAGCACCGCCTATGCTCTTAGTGGTTGCTGATGGTCCTCGTCAAGATCGTTTAGGTGAAGCAGAAAGATGTGCTGTTACTCGTGCCATCATTGACCGCGTCGACTGGGATTGTAAAGTCTTAACTAACTACTCTGATATTAATCTGGGTTGCAGGAAACGTGTTTCTAGTGGATTGGCTTGGGCATTTGAAATCGTTGATGAGGCAATCATCCTTGAAGATGACTGCTTACCACATCCTACATTTTTTCAATTCTGCGATGAACTGCTTGAGCGCTATCGGTACGATCAGAGAGTAATGTCTATTGCTGGCACAAACTTTCACTTTGGCAATAGAAAAACCGAATACAGTTATTATCTGTCTCTCTACCATGATTGCTGGGGATGGGCAACATGGAAAAGGGCATGGCAATACTATGATGCTGATATGAAGCTTTGGCCAGAAATGCTACGGAGCAACTTCCTGATCAATAAGCTCCGTAGCTCACGAGCGGCTAAGTATTGGTTTGAGAAGTTTCAGCTAGCATATCAAAATCGTGTAGATAGTTGGTTTTATCGTTGGCTGCTCTCCTGTTGGCTGCAAAGTGGTCTTAGTGTTGTTCCTAGTGTAAATATGGTTTCTAACATCGGCTTTGGTTCAGAAGCGACTCACACCGTTGGTGGTGTAAGCCCTTTTGCAAATATGCAAACAGAAGCGATCAATTTTCCCCTAGAGCACCCATCCTTCATCTTACAGAATGTTGAAGCTGATAACTTTACTCAAAGCTCTAGATTTTACGCTGAGCGACCAGGTTTTTTAGCGCGTTTAAAAACGAAAGTAAAAAAGATATTTTAG